The Erigeron canadensis isolate Cc75 chromosome 1, C_canadensis_v1, whole genome shotgun sequence genome segment ACAGGTCAAGTTGGAGCTACCAACCCGGATGGGGAGTGTCAATCCCAAATAGCGCTACCCAATATATCCACGTTTATGTCCATAACTAACCGTTTCATGATAGTGAGGCATTAAGTGAAGAGTAACTTAGTACAATCTATGTATACACTTTTCAAAGTACTCGTATCCATCATACAAGTAAAGAGCATGTATTTCACcccaataataattaaataaagcGGGGCTATGAAAACTCACCTTAGAGATTTGTGAACGTGGTAAGTATAAATGCGAGTAAATTTCCAAATGTGTGACGTTAACCTAAATGcacaaaattaaatatttgtcttaataatatgttttaatcATAATTATTCTAAAAGCTTTTCATCATCAAGTAAAGAGTCGGTATATTTATTGTCTAAATTTATTGTAATTtgttatgaaaaaaatatattctcaaAGTTATTTAAAGTTTGATaaataacttttatttgaaTATCTCTATCTTAAATAGtgctttatttataaaataacatctTCTTGTATTAGTAATACAAAGGTATACTTTGTATTTGTATGTTTCGAAAATTTCGACAGCTTTAGGATCGTGATTGTCATGATGCATTTTGTGTTGGAAGTAATATTATTTTCACTTTTGTATTTAACTagttatataatgaataattatataaagttttagAGGGTACAATGAATATATcgttttatcatttttaatgaAAAGTCATTAGTATGTATCTAGTCTACTCCATGTTCATAAATTAACTTCCTAGATGCATATTCAATATTTTCTCCCAAATAAGAGGTTCTGGTGTTTGTTGTTTCACAAATACTAAAACAGTTTTAAATATAGTTCATGCttaaagtttactaaaaaaaaaatacaaaagtatCTGCTTAAAAGCTTGTCATCACTTTTAGAAAGACAATATAAAACCTTGACCATAtatcattttctatttattttgaaGTTAGTAAGATAGTTGTACATATTTTGGTCCCCACACTACCCATCACCACCAtgatataaaagaaagaaatatgaAGCCACTTTCATATTCCGATAATTCATACGTGAGATTCAACATTTCAAGTacaactaatattttatttggcTTTTACAATCATTTCTCTTTATTATGGTTAAAAAGGACTTCCTTGAACTATAACCTCTTATTCTTAATCTGCCTAAACCATACTATCATATTAGTTTAACCCTTTTATTCATCATAAAATATAATAGTAGTAATCGGTTAACAGCTTTAAGTGTTGGTTTCTCCCAACCCAAACCCAtaatatacataattaattaCAACAAAAATATGGGTAAAAGAATATACATATGAAACCCAACAACTAATAATATAGAGAAATACATAACATTTTTAAGGTGATGAATAAGGTAGAGAGATATGATAAAGATAAACTTGTGAATAATTCATGTTCTTGTTCCTACCATCATTCAAAGTGTTTAAAACCAAAGGTTAAACACCCAAATGATAGCAAGTGGGTCTTCAATAAAACccaaaataaacaagaaaagaGTTAAACCTATTGATTTAAGATGACTAGATGTTGTTGCAGTGTGGTGGGGGTTCGGTGGTGTACTGGTGGTGCTGTGCCGCTGCTCCGTTGGTGGCTGCCGGCGGTGATGGCTGGCTGGTCGGAATAGTAAGAAAGGTGGAGGGAGAGAGAAGGAGTCAAGgacttgtttgtttgtttccctttttatatatatatatttataagtatatatgaaataaaatgaaagtatGAGGGGACCATTACCTTATAtgaggtatgtatatatatagggacaaGTGGGTTTAGATATTTTGGTGGAAGGGAACGGTTTTGGGGGTTTGGTTGGGGTAACAAGTCTAGTTCCATGTTAAGCATGAGTTAAGTAGATGTGTGGATATCCATTTATGTTTGCTGTGTTCATtttgtaacaataataataataatgcctAGTTTAAGTTCACCTGGACTTTAGCAATGTGTTGAGAATCTCAAGTTGAAATTAGATCTAGAATGGACTTTTTGTTGACTTAATCACCACCATTCATCTTACTAATCTACCTTGCTAAGGTAtactaattttatataaattaattaaatgtttaaagtttataattttaataactctttttattactttatttattgttttcttgatttataattaatatatatatatatattttatatatataagatttacaTTGTCTTGACTAGATAagtatataattattacaatCTACAATTATAAGTATTAATGAATGCCAAGTTTTGTCCACCTGAAATTTGACGGGTGTCACAAAAACTATGCAAAAAACCAAGAGAAACcgaaaaaaataactttaacgGGATCCGAAATAACAAGATCTGAATAGTAACCGTAGAGTAAAGGTGAACCAATATAATCGCGTCATGTGACAGTGGCACTGTTCATTAGCCTTACGTTTAATGAGACtacaatataaataatatataatgaaacaaAGACTTTATGTTTATGAGATTATTCATAATGTactataatctataatctataacgTTTATATGATAATTTTAGCCCCATGTTAAAAGCTTAGATTTTTGATACACATCAAATGATCATTTCACCCTTTAATGACAAAATGCATTTATATCAttagtcatttatcttttaaaatatcttcactaATCTCTTTAAATCAATCACCTGCGCCACTCGACGTCATCACCGCcggtcaccgccaccaccacatgACAAAATGCATTTATATCATTAGtcatttatcttataaaatgtCTTCACTACTCTCTTTAAATCAATCACCTGCGCCACTCAACGTCATCACCCTCTTTTCATTGCATAGGAGCAAAATAGTTAATTGGTTTTTTGAATGGTTATTATTTCTTTTCCTCTTCAAATTTAACAATTTTAGTTTTCACTTaatcatcatttttaaaaaactaaaattctatcattaactttttacttttatttatctttcctcatcaatgtatattttattaatttatagacctatatcaatatatacataaacataaatttttagttatatgttttggggtttattttttaattttgtttacaaCATCTTTATCTTTTGGTCATTTTCgagaataaacataaacatgattGTGTTGTTGTATATTGTACTAAAAAAAACGTATACGTAACAACCTGATTTTGtactatttgttttatttcGAACCAAATGAATAcaacatatttttttgaaaaagtttgttATTTCTTTAGCCTCGACCCATTAGACTTATGCTATGAGAAACCAAAACCTCCCCACCAGGGGCGGTGTTACATGGAGGCAAAGGGGGTTAATGTTATTctccaaatttatattttgtcatgtatttttaaatttcttataAATTTTTGAAACTTTCTTATAGGTCTGTAATATTTTgtcccttttagatttatttttcatgaaaattttaattttaacccttttaagatttttttttgataCCGCTTCTACTCCTCCCTTAAtttataatacgagtaataattagaAACTAGAAAACCATAATAAAATCACATCATAAGTACATTGTATTATAGTACCTAACATTTTAATCACAAGTATTCGAATTGGTTATTATGTATCAACTAGTAAATAAGGCACAAATCAACTGAAAATTGTTTGAAAATTGTGAAGAGGTATCTACTTAAAAGTCTTAAGTTCTGTTTTTTAATGATAAACATATGagatttttttcataaaattcatTGCAGTTACAAGGTCTTTGATCTTGGGATGATCCACCTTGATTCGAGTTTTATTGTTCACATTTATGAGTTGGATTAATCGGgagtttttcgagagtcctgatCTCCCAACATACATGTATTTTAATAGTAAGAGTAAAATaaaatgtcgttaaaaaaaaattctaaattgCTCGGAGTCTAATAAGATCCATGGATCGGACATTAAAAGGAAAATTACGTGTCAACAATATATTCCTCCCGCCTGAATATATTCTCTCAATTGccgattataataataataattattattatattattatagttaatAATAAATCTATCAATCAATTTGTATATCTTAGAATagaatattaataacaaaataaaataaaataataatcacaaCGAACCCCCATTTGTGTTGGCCATCATTTTACGTCAAAACCGTTTCTTTTTCacactctttctttctttctttctgtttCTTTCCAtccagaaagaaagaaagaaagcaaGAATCAGTTCTGACTATTGAAAAATTCAACCAATTTGAATTCTCTCACATTTACTATCAACAGTTTCTAACAATGGCGAGAATATTCGCCACAGTTTTGATGATAATGACGATATTGATGATTGTAAAGGTTTCTGCGAGATCTGATAAGGAAACAAGAGAGAGATTTTATGGAAGTTTAGTGAATTCGTCGGCGCCGGAGTCCGGCGATGACGGCAGTATTGCTAAAATGTTTGATCGTGTTTTAGAGAAAGAGTTTTCCGATAATGACGCCACTGATGCTAGTAAGTTCTcctttttatttaagttttttttattttaattcaaatttagTTCATTAATTCATCTCTTTTGTTACTTAATTTAGGTGCAATTTAGCTTGATTTCAATTGCCTGACTGTCTAGATCTGATTATAAccgcttatatatatatatgtatgtatgtatatcttgCTCGTAGTGTAAATGCATGATTTGTTACAGAAGAATTAAGTTTTACaggaactatatatatatattgctcgTAGTGCAAATTAGGGAGTGAATTTTTGGATTTAGGCATTGTGTGATTAGTATATGGATATGAATGCTATTATTAGCGATGAGTGATGACTTGGCATGTCTAGCTTTGTGATTAATGAGGATTTTCGGATTATAAATCTTTGGATTATTTAGCTCATAATGGAAGTGAATGAAATGAAACAGAAGAATTAAATTATACAGGAGCTGGGATTTTGGATTTTAGCATTGTGTTATTATAGCTTGCATTTCTAGCTTTGTGATTAACAAGGATTTTCGTCTTATGAGTGGAGTGCATTATTGAGGTGATTGTGGGATTACTCGAGATTGAAGGGATTGCATGTTAAGGTTTTAGAATTAGGAGGTAGGTTCAGGGGGTGTCCATTCGTATATAAATCTTGGGTAGATCTCCTTGTAGGGGTCTAGAGGTTACTGCTAAAACGAATGGGTGTGATGCCCTTTTCCTGCAACCAACTTTTAACATAATTTATACTGAAAATCTGATTTTTGGGTCTCAACTCTCAACATACAATCACTTTGTTTATGGCTTTATGCTGTTTGATTTAGTACCTGAAAACTGCAGTAGTAACCTTAAAATATCGAATTGTGGATTTCATGTAAGCTGAGGCATAACAGGGGCGAAATACTACAATTTGAAAGTGTTCCCAATTCACAGTAGTTATAAGAGTCATATATTGATCATCATCTCTCACTAAATTCcaacatttttgttatttatatatccAGTAACCTACAATCTGGAACCTAAAAATAGTATTGAGAATTTAATATATCTTACCTCTATATATTGGTTAACAAAAAGAATGTGCAAACTTGTTGTGGCAGTAGTATCAACATAGCATCTTGCCTGATCAGAAATATGAACTCCCTGTTATCTTATTATTGTGGGTGGTTTATTAAATGTGCCTTTGTCTAACAATGTGAGTCAAGTTAAACTTCATTATAGTGACTTAGTGAGTGGGCTATTAGTAGACGCCTTTTACATGTTTGAAACTTATTTTGACAAGCTGATATAGGAGAAAACAATTTacgtataaaataaaatatgtatgcAATGATGCTTAATGTACGAATCCTTACACCTTTTCATAAATCCTTATGTTAGCAACCTCTTATGATGTGACGGACCCGGCTTTTATATCACATGATCACTGTGAACTAATTTGTTGGCCCTTACtgagtttcattttcttcttcatgtCGTTTCTGTGTTTAGTGGTATCTCACACTTATCCCTTTGTATAATGTAGGTTCTGCTCGAAGCAGTTTCAATAACAGTGTGGCTGATCAAGAAGTAAGATTTTTATTAATAGTTCAAAGACAGTGCTCTATTCTATTTGAACAGCTGTTCAAGGACAGTAGTTAGTTTCACTTTCATATTTATGAATATACTTTAACCATTTTAGACTAGGATATCTCGGTGATATCATGGTTTTGATCTAAATTGTAATAGGCAGCTTaagaattattttatttaaattatttaatagcATATCTCATCTATTTCAGTTATTGCATATCAGTATAGGATTATTAATCAAATGGTATATTGCAGGCTGTACTGGAAACTGTTGCTAAAATCACACATGAGAAGGCTAATAAAAATGACACTCAAGAGACGACGTAAGTATCTTATCATGCCTATTGTGTATACCCCTGTCAGTTGATTGAGTTCTGAACTTCTGATTACTACAGTATAAGTTAGTGTAGCAGAATATCTCCCCTTACCACTGTCCAAATGCCACTGCAATGTTATCTTTCCTTTTGATAAGATAATTGCTACAACCTTGGATCCTGTTCCATATAACTAGACATCCATACTAACTTTGTGAACCTTTTTATACTGACAGTGAAGATGAGGGCACACAAACATTGATAGACAAACAGGTAACTGAGTAGATGATACTCTATAATGTTATTTGCTTCACTCTTCTACCTTTGGATAATCATTATATGCTGTTGTTTAATTGCAGGACAACGTGTTCGTAATATCAAACAAGAAATCTAAGTATCCAATACTTCAAGTAGATGTAAGGTCAGATCTTTTGTATTTTTGAGATactcttttttaaattaattttgagtTTCAAGTATCTATGGATGAAATGTTTGTGGTCCTGGATATCAAGTTGATATAGCTCTTGTGTGTGTTTCATGTCTATAGGCTGATTTCAGATTTGGTGGTGATCATTGTTTCTGCTGCTATTGGTGGAATTATCTGTTCCTGCCTTGGACAACCGGTTTGTATATCTAGTTTTGAAGTTTTTCATGTTTGTATTTGATCTTAGATTTCAAGAGTTTTTCTACAGATCATAACCTGTAGGTGGCAATTTTGACTATCTTACTTTTTAATTGGTCGATTGAGGCtaggttttatttttaaacggAAATGGGCCGGTCAAATGGATCAAAAGTTGTCCAACTTGcgtttttaatgtttaaaattGTTTCATGGAAAAttagattgttttttatatggtTAGACTTTGTTATGTCTGAGCATAATATTCTCTGTGCTTCAACCTGAAACTAATACCTTGTTCCATGGCTGCTTTGCTAGGTTATTGTCGGCTATCTTCTTGCGGGGTCCTTGATTGGACCTGGTGGTTTGAAATATGTAAGTGAGATGGTACAGGTTGAGACTTTTGCTCAGTTTGGTGTGGTGTTCCTTTTATTTGCTCTAGGATTGGAGTTTTCTATGCCAAAGGTATGCTTCCCGCTTTTCAGATGCCTGCTTTCATAAGCTCTTTGAGTTATATGCGTAAGTTTCTTCATCATGAAGTAAAGTCAGCATCATTTATCTGTTATGCAGCTAAAAGCTGTTGGTCCTGTAGCTGTTCTTGGAGGTTTACTTCAGATACTTATTCTAATGTTTTTGTGTGGAGCATTGGCCATGGTACTTGTAATCTTCTTTGCATTGAACTTCACAAATTCATATGGTTCTGTTTAATTGAATGTTTATCGCTGTAATTGATGGGCACAGTTATGTGGAGCAGAACTTTCAGAGGGTGTTTTTGTTGGTTGCTTCTTGTCAATGTCTTCAACAGCAGTGGTTTGTTACTTCATCAATCTTGGATTGTTTGATTTGTGGTTTGCTAGTCTGGGAAATGAATATGTGCTTGGCTTTCCTCTCTTCAGGTTGTGAAGTTTTTGGTTGAGAAAAATAGTAATAATGCTTTGCATGGTCAAGTCACTATTGGGACACTCATTTTTCAGGTAACTAGTGGCCGCATTTTCCATGATTGGAGGAGTATATAAGCATATATGATCAGAAATAAAGAAATGCTTGTAATGCATATTCTAATTTACTCATTTTGCCTTCCCAGGATTGTGCTGTAGGCTTACTATTTGCTTTGCTGCCAGTTTTGGGTGGTAACAGTGGGGTTTTTCAGGGTTTGGTATCAATGGGAAAACTGTAAGTCTTTTGCTTCTGGCTTTTTCTATTTCTTATATTAATGTGCATGCAGCAACAACCCCTTCACACTTTACAGTGAATTGTTTGTTGGGAATTCTGTTTAACTAGGCATCTATGCAACTCTTCCTGTAAAGGACTACAGTTCTATGCAAATTGTTCAAAACATTACATTACAGTTAAGGTGGAAATTTTAACGATTCGAGTTGTATATGATTTTCAAGTAGAATAGATAAATATAGCAAAAGCAAATGGGTTGAATGTGTCAAAATTCTCCAAGCTGGGTTTTTAACACATAAGTCTTCTAAATCATTGTATTTGAAAAATCAGACATTATCGAAGTTCAATAGTTTTTATGCTAATAGTTTATAGAAACCATAACTTTTGAAGAAAAAGCATTCCCGGTTATCTGCTCATATTTCCACCTCTAGGTACCATATCGCAGCAGCTCATCTGGAATGGGACATTAACTATATTTTTCTTTGCTAAACATTTTTTGTTCACTTCAGGCTGATGACTTTGTCAACATATCTCTTTGGTGCTTCACTTTTGACATGGTCATTCATGCCCCGATTCCTTAAGCTGATGGTGCAACTATCATCTCAAGTAAGTTATGGCAGGACCATGCCATTATTAAGTTttcaataatatttataatctaGACAGCACTCCAGCGGCAGTGGTATTTCCTTTATGCGGGTTCATGTATTATTTAAActgtatttttttcattttaatctttAAGATACATTGCTTGCTAGTATATGTTTGTAATTCTGTTTGTTCTTGTGCTTCAGACAAATGAACTCTACCAGCTTGCTGCTGTAGCTTTTTGCTTATTATCTGCTTGGGTAGGTTAATCAATCTCTTCACCCTTCATTAAATTTAGGCATTTTTTCAAGGATCTGATTAATCAAATTAACTCATTAGTGGGAACTACTTTAAGAATTAGGATACAAATTTAATCGCATAAGTATTTTCTTGATCAATTTCATTATCGAATGAATTTGTAAACCTGTTGATATTTTCCCCATAGTTGTTATCTAAGCAATGCTTTCTCTGCAACTATTAATTAATAGATCGTTGGTGTTCTATTCATGAACTCATACCTTATACAGTTCGTGCCCAGTTTCTACTCTGACATTGTATTTTAATCCTTCAGTGCAGTGATAAGTTGGGGCTAAGTCTTGAGCTGGGCTCCTTTGTGGCTGGTGTTATGATTTCTACAACGGATTTTGCACAACATACTTTAGATCAGGTAATTTACCATGCAACTTTTTCTGGAACTTACATACCTGTGATAGCAATTTTGACCAATTGACTTTTGAATGGATATGTTTGGgtcatttttttaattggtatttaaaaataaaaagtaacttAAAAGGAAACTTTGCAAATGGGTCAAGCATGTGGACTTCTTcttaatcatttttattattatattattattattattttaatatctttCGTCTGTAATCATGTTTCACGCATCAACTAGTTGTAGAACATAGACAAAAGTTGCTTAGGTCAACTCAAGCCACACTAGAAACAACCTATATCAAATTGTCACCAATTCACCTGACCAAATT includes the following:
- the LOC122603665 gene encoding K(+) efflux antiporter 5, whose product is MARIFATVLMIMTILMIVKVSARSDKETRERFYGSLVNSSAPESGDDGSIAKMFDRVLEKEFSDNDATDASSARSSFNNSVADQEAVLETVAKITHEKANKNDTQETTEDEGTQTLIDKQDNVFVISNKKSKYPILQVDVRLISDLVVIIVSAAIGGIICSCLGQPVIVGYLLAGSLIGPGGLKYVSEMVQVETFAQFGVVFLLFALGLEFSMPKLKAVGPVAVLGGLLQILILMFLCGALAMLCGAELSEGVFVGCFLSMSSTAVVVKFLVEKNSNNALHGQVTIGTLIFQDCAVGLLFALLPVLGGNSGVFQGLVSMGKLLMTLSTYLFGASLLTWSFMPRFLKLMVQLSSQTNELYQLAAVAFCLLSAWCSDKLGLSLELGSFVAGVMISTTDFAQHTLDQVEPIRNLFAALFLSSIGMLIHVHFLWTHVDILLASVILVIVVKTTVSAVITKAFGYGVKTSFLVGIMLAQIGEFAFVLLSRASNLHLVEGKMYLLLLGTTALSLVTTPVLFKLIPAVMHLGVLMHWFPADTTPQPEEKTLVTEGHSKMTEQRNRVL